TTCATCCCATTCTCCTTCAATATGCGACAACCACCACCATGAATCCCCTTCAATTTTCGAAACCACTACCATAAATCTccgacaaccaccaccaccatcctcctcatcctccCCTTCCTCCTCCTCCATAACTAATTATTCAACCAATTTTTTTAAGTCCTCACCATCATCACCCTCCTCCTTCCTTCAATTTCATACACAAATTAAAACCAGCAACATCATCACCACCATTAATTACATAACACCAACAACACCATCACCACCGTACCCTGATTTTTTTTGGTATAAaaccatcaatcaatttctttCAATTATGTATAAAACCATGAAATTCGACCAATTTAATTACTTtccattttgattttattttgttcacGAACTACAACTAAATGTTTTCAATTGATTGCTAGAAGCACTACCACATACCACAATCACCGTACCCTGATTTTAGTATGAACCACCGATCAATCTTTTTCAACTTTGTATAAACCCATTAAATTAAGCTaattcaatcaaacaaataaaagaatagAGTAAGATAGCATCTTAATGAATATACGTTGTAGAGCTAGTGTGAGTattggtggcggtggcggtggtggtggtggtggagttgcagcattttggaagaagaggaggaagaaaagGGGAAGGCGAAAAAAAACACCTTACATTtttttaagagcatctccaacgggtTGTGATGTGCTTCCTACGTGGTTGATATAGGAAGACATCTTTTGGAAACTTGAAGTCTAATATTTCCATAATTTTAAGAATTTCAGAAAGATGATCTCCAACTATAAATATCTTTACACTGGTAAGAAACTCTTAAGCCTTTGATTTTAAAATTAAATATCTAATATAATTGTTAATAACCGTTGATACTAGTGACTAGGATGTTTACATCCTCTACGAGAACCTCTAAAACTTGAGGATGAGTTTAAGGATGTGTTAGTAACTATCTTACACATCACCCTTACATTTAATCCTCACATTCCCgttggagaaggatttttgttaaaaacttgaaaaatcaTATGTGGCCTTATTATTAGAAAATTGAGGATgttccattggagatgctctaagattCAAGGTTTTAACTGTTGACCCACGTGGATTATGGATCCAAGTGTCAAAAATTTAGCGGGGCTGCGTGGGTGCTTTTTGTGTCCTGTTCAGTCTTGCAAATGTGATTAGAAATAAaataggaaaaagaagaagaaatttttgcCATTACTGCTGCATTTGGAatagaaaaatgaaatgaaattcaaATGGTCGTCATGAACTTGGTTTATTGCATCCCAATTTTAAAGCAGTCTTTGTACAAAGCTGATCGCACTGCTAAAATTAAGTTCTTACTATTATGGATATCTCTATATTGCACTGTCTAGATGCATAAGTGTCGGTAGGATCCATGTGTTATTCCGAATAACAGTACTCGACAGAAAACAACAAATGTTGTGTATTCAGAAGTCCTGTCATAAATCAACAGTATTTATTCTTGGCTAATTTGATGTTTAATTTGTGTTAGTTGAAATATTGAATGCAACACTTGGAACTAACACGGCTATTTTTTTTATTCTGTGCCGGTGCAAAGATTACATTGGCGCACAATCAtagtaattaaaaaaaaaatacaaatcaaTTAAGTAAAATAAAGAATACAAATACCAATTCTTTTACGAATAAACTCAGTTTCAAACTATATTAGTTCTTTCTTATTGACTATCTGTTATGAAATTTGATAACACGTCTTTAAAAAGATATTCATCACAAACTGATGGATATCGATCCCAATACACCATTTGATTACCAGCGCTACTTCCGCCCCGTGTCATTATGACACGGGAAATCCACTTGTCTATAATATAAAGCAAAGACAAATGCTATCCCACACGACTTTGCGGGATGGCTTCCCACAAAAGCGGTTTCTTTACCGTTGGATGATCAAATCAATGGTTAGATTCACATTCAGGAAAGGACCTGTCACTTTCAGGAAGGACACGCCACTTTCAGGAAAGGACCCACCATTTTCCCTAAAGGGTTCAAGGTTGTTAGATCTGGGTTTTAGCATGATCTAACGGTAAACAAGCCGCTTGAGCGGGATGGCTTCCCGCAAGGTCGCGCGGGATAGTACTGCTCTAAAGCAAAATGATTTGTTTGGTGTAACCAAAAAATTTCGTTGGTACCTGATATTACGTGAATACCCCTCCTTATTTTTTTCCCTCACTGGATCTGCTGTAATATCTAAGAATACCAGGGACAAATTGGACTTATACACATATATTAAAGACGCGATTGTCCCTCCGGGTTTTCATTTTCCCTTTATTATTTTGTCGTAGATTTTGGAAAAACCAGGGACAAAGATAGGAGCTCCATGTATTTTCACTTTCAGAGGAACAACTCCTTCGATcttttcttcatttcttcttctccatcgccGAAATCATTTCTTCTTTATCTACATCATCATGGATATAGATTTCTCACCCGAaagatttttcttctttactcaatTTGTAATTTAGAGTTCAgagttttgatttgattgatcatTCGAACCTGTAACCCTAAATTAGAAATTGGGTGAAATAATTGGGTCAAATTTGGTGAATTATCCCACAATCTCTGAATTCGAAATTGGGTACTTCTCAGAGAAGCATCAACCATTTTCTTTTTTACAATCGGCTCCCTCTCAAAGTAGAAAATTAGATTTTGGTGATCGGAGAAGGTAACCCCAAACaacaacagttttttttttaagcaaatgccttcaaaaaggctaatagTCCTCCTCAATTGTTGGTAGAATCCAAACAGGAGGGGTAGACCAGTACATGGTAGAATTGTTTGTCTTTTCCCATAGGGCGAGCTCATGAGCTACAGAGTTACAATAACGAGGTTGGAAACTCAAAGTAAAGGCAGTTAAtttagaagaaaagaagtgaatgTCTTTAAAGATAGCATCCGTACGTGAATCCCCATCTAAATTCCCAGCTGAAAATTGGTCGAGAAGAGATTTCGCATCACTTTCTATGATGATATGAGTTAACTGTTGCTCAAAAGATTTCTTCAGTACTGCCCAGATGgctcttgcttcagcttcttcagcaaAATGTTCTTCAAAGACTAAGGATGCACAAAAGGTTGCTTTTCTTGAGAAGTCTCGCATCACATACCCTGCACCAGTTGCTCCAGAAATATCATCAAAGGCACCATCAATATTGCATTTAATCCAGCCAAAAGAGGGGGGCCTCCATTTATCACAAATACTGACAGAAGTAATAGCAGAGATAGTCAAACTAGTTTTCCTAGTGAGGAGCATAACTCTGGATCTAGCTAAGACAGTAGTATGGTTTTCATtaatgttttggaagatgaaattgtttCTACTGGTCCAAAGAGACCATAAGATAGCCACAAAGAGACTTTGGTTATCCTCAGAGAGTTTAGATTGAGGATCAATAAACCGGAATAGAATCCAATCAATAAAAGActtgttttgaaaaaattgagTGTTTATGTTGAAATCAGAGATGAACCAGACTCTACTAGCAAAGGTACAAGTGATCAGAGCATGCATAATAGTTTTCTGAGGATCAGAACACCTAGGACAGTCCAAACtatgcataggcattctagtgTGAAGGATAGTTCTGGAGGGTAAAGAATTTCTTGCCGCTCTCCACAAAAAAACTTGAATTCTGTAAGGAACTCTTAATTTCCAGATAAGCTTCCAAATATTTATACAAGGGGAAGGCCTAGGGCCTCTGAGTTCCAGGTaggcagatttagaagaaaactttccattctttgaaagatcccaagccctcctatcaggagtgcaaagctggcttaagggaattgTGATAATCTTctggacataagcattatcaaaATGGGTGGTAAGTCTAGACACATCCCAACTTCTAGTTTGGGAATCAATAAAATAAGCAACTTTAATACTGGGATCAAGGGGAACAAGAGGGTTGGGTGTGGCAGAACCCAGAGTAGGTATCCATTTGTCACACCATGGGTCAATAAATTACCAACAATCCAAGAAATGAAAGGTTTTATTAGTTCCTTTATGGCATGCaaacacttccaagtccaagagcacTTGCAAGTGCACTTGGCATTTAAGAAATCAGTTCTAGGAAAGTGTCTAGCCTTAAGAACAGTGGCAAGTAAGAAGTTAGGATTTTACAGGATTCTCCAGGAATTCCTAGCAAGCATAGCCA
This genomic stretch from Papaver somniferum cultivar HN1 chromosome 5, ASM357369v1, whole genome shotgun sequence harbors:
- the LOC113279475 gene encoding uncharacterized protein LOC113279475; this translates as MPMHSLDCPRCSDPQKTIMHALITCTFASRVWFISDFNINTQFFQNKSFIDWILFRFIDPQSKLSEDNQSLFVAILWSLWTSRNNFIFQNINENHTTVLARSRVMLLTRKTSLTISAITSVSICDKWRPPSFGWIKCNIDGAFDDISGATGAGYVMRDFSRKATFCASLVFEEHFAEEAEARAIWAVLKKSFEQQLTHIIIESDAKSLLDQFSAGNLDGDSRTDAIFKDIHFFSSKLTAFTLSFQPRYCNSVAHELALWEKTNNSTMYWSTPPVWILPTIEEDY